The Streptomyces sp. NBC_00510 genomic interval TTCTACGCCCAGAACACCCTGGACGGGGTCTTCAAGGGCGCCGGCGACACCCGCACCCCGATGCGGCTCGCGCTGCTGGCGGGCGGGCTGATCCTGCTCCTCGACCCGTTCCTGATCCACGCCCTCGGGGTGCGGGGCGCCGCCGTGGCCACCGTCGCGGGCCGGGCCGTGGCCCTCGCCGCGGGGCTGGCGCTGCTGCGCCGGAACCCCCTGGTGCGGCAGGCCGCGCAGGTGCCGCCCGCCGAACCGGTGGCGGCCGCGCTGCGCCGTACCGCCGTGACCGGGGCGCCGATGGCGGCGGACTTCCTGGTCCGGATGGCCGGCACGCTGACCCTGGTGGTGATCGTGGCCCGGCTGGGCGTCGCCCAGGTCGCGGCGTACGGGATCGCGACCAAGGCGATGTACGTGGCGACGATGGGCTTCTACGCCGTGCGCCAGGCGGCCTCGATCCACACCGCGTACCACCTGGGCGCCGGCCGCGACGAGCGGCACGCGATAGGCCGCCGGGCCCTGCTGCTCGGCGGCGGGCTGGGACTCCTCGCGGCGGTCGTCCTGCTGCCCGCCGCGCCGTGGATCATGGCCGCCTTCGGCGCGGAGCCCGGCGTGGCGGCGGCCGGGACGGTCTTCCTGCGCACGCTGGGCCCGTACCTGGTGTTGCTGGGGTGCTTCATCGCGCTGGGCGGCGTCTTCCAGGGCGGCGGCGGGGCCACCTTGCTGGTCCGGGTGACCCTGGTGGGCACGGCGGTGCAGCTGCCGCTGGCCTACGCGCTGGCGGGCCCCGCCGGGCTGGGGCTCGTGGGCGTCGGCGT includes:
- a CDS encoding MATE family efflux transporter, producing the protein MTHRARLVALAGPVYLELLAGVVAGIIDVLWVARLGGGGAAVAAVAVATNTENVLLGVVLMAAQGTTVLVSRAAGARDPAAVRAAVRGGWALCALLTPAVAVGGLLCREPLAALLLGAHGDPAAVRLAAGYFAVSLPGTAVFYAQNTLDGVFKGAGDTRTPMRLALLAGGLILLLDPFLIHALGVRGAAVATVAGRAVALAAGLALLRRNPLVRQAAQVPPAEPVAAALRRTAVTGAPMAADFLVRMAGTLTLVVIVARLGVAQVAAYGIATKAMYVATMGFYAVRQAASIHTAYHLGAGRDERHAIGRRALLLGGGLGLLAAVVLLPAAPWIMAAFGAEPGVAAAGTVFLRTLGPYLVLLGCFIALGGVFQGGGGATLLVRVTLVGTAVQLPLAYALAGPAGLGLVGVGVALAVAAGLQCLAVTAAFTRSAASRRPGRARAQVWPEPCAPSPAGPSKPPTAGGRR